A window from Bubalus kerabau isolate K-KA32 ecotype Philippines breed swamp buffalo chromosome 5, PCC_UOA_SB_1v2, whole genome shotgun sequence encodes these proteins:
- the GPR25 gene encoding probable G-protein coupled receptor 25, with product MRPTEPWSPSAGTAPWDYYSGSGAPGELEPEELCAARDLPYSHAYIPALYLAAFAVGLPGNAFVLWLLSGARGRRRLVDTFVQHLAAADLGFVLTLPLWAAAAARGGRWPFGEGLCKLSSFALAGTRCAGALLLAGLSVDRYLAVGRPLAARSPRSRRCALAACAGVWATALATGLPSLAFRRLRPLPGGDRGSQCGEEPSDAFQGLSLLLLLLTLVLPLAVTVVCYCRVSRRLRGPPHLGRARSRSLRIILAVEGAFVGSWLPFCALRAVFHLASLGALPLPCRLLLALRWGLTVATCLAFVNSCANPLIYLLLDRSFRAQLRQRGACGRADRPARGSSSASSLSGDDGSPFRSPARAGGRAQTASAPSAVGP from the coding sequence ATGCGCCCCACGGAGCCCTGGAGCCCCAGCGCGGGGACGGCGCCCTGGGACTACTACTCGGGGTCGGGGGCGCCGGGCGAGCTGGAGCCGGAGGAGCTGTGCGCAGCACGGGACCTGCCCTACAGCCACGCCTACATCCCCGCGCTCTACCTGGCGGCCTTCGCCGTGGGCCTGCCAGGCAACGCCTTCGTGCTGTGGCTGCTGTCCGGGGCGCGCGGCAGGCGGCGGCTCGTGGACACCTTCGTGCAGCACCTGGCGGCCGCCGACCTGGGCTTCGTGCTCACGCTGCCGCTGTGggccgcggcggcggcgcggggcggCCGCTGGCCCTTCGGCGAGGGCCTGTGCAAGCTCAGCAGCTTCGCGCTGGCCGGCACGCGCTGCGCGGGCGCCCTGCTGCTGGCCGGCCTCAGCGTGGACCGCTACCTGGCCGTGGGCCGCCCGCTGGCCGCGCGCTCCCCGCGCTCCCGGCGCTGTGCGCTGGCCGCCTGCGCGGGCGTGTGGGCCACGGCCCTGGCCACAGGCCTGCCGTCGCTGGCCTTCCGCCGCCTGCGGCCGCTGCCCGGCGGGGACCGCGGCAGCCAGTGCGGGGAGGAGCCGTCGGACGCCTTCCAGGGcctgagcctgctgctgctgctgctgacccTGGTGCTGCCCCTGGCCGTCACCGTCGTCTGCTACTGCCGCGTGTCGCGCCGCCTGCGCGGGCCGCCGCACCTGGGCCGCGCCCGGAGCCGCTCTCTGCGCATCATCTTGGCCGTCGAGGGCGCTTTCGTGGGCTCCTGGCTGCCCTTCTGCGCCCTGCGCGCCGTCTTCCACCTGGCGAGCCTGGGCGCGCTGCCGCTGCCCTGCCGCTTGCTGCTGGCGCTGCGCTGGGGCCTCACCGTCGCCACCTGCCTGGCCTTCGTCAACAGCTGCGCCAACCCACTCATCTATCTGCTGCTCGACCGCTCGTTCCGCGCGCAGCTGCGGCAGCGCGGGGCCTGCGGGCGCGCCGACCGCCCGGCGCGCGGGAGCAGCTCGGCGTCATCACTCTCCGGCGACGACGGCTCCCCGTTCCGGAGCCCGGCCCGCGCGGGCGGCCGAGCCCAGACGGCGAGCGCCCCCTCGGCTGTTGGCCCGTAG